The following coding sequences are from one Microtus pennsylvanicus isolate mMicPen1 chromosome 1, mMicPen1.hap1, whole genome shotgun sequence window:
- the Actmap gene encoding actin maturation protease isoform X2: MTSPCSVPLKPTIPPVTQDPNIPPPLPPDPLDLALPSPPCSLQASVPPPPPLPPPPSTVEVAPPHVYGVEKSRLLKEALEKAGPVPKGREDVKRLLKLHKDRFRNDLQWILFCADLPSLIQEGPQCGLVALWMAGTLLSTPDTDSVSLERLVQVAMERGYTAQGEMFSGVLIGVQSVPIFGYTEDSELPGLFHPVPGTPYQSPSLPEESSPGAIFLLSKQGKSWHYQLWDYNQVRDSNLQLTDFSPARAADGRVYVVPAGGVQAGLCGQVLLLRPQE; the protein is encoded by the exons ATGACTTCTCCATGCTCTGTCCCCCTAAAACCCACAATCCCCCCAGTAACCCAAGACCCCAATATTCCACCTCCTTTACCCCCAGATCCTCTGGACTTAGCTTTGCCATCCCCTCCCTGTAGTCTCCAGGCTTcagttccacccccacccccactgcctccTCCACCCTCTACTGTGGAGGTTGCTCCCCCTCATGTCTACGGCGTGGAGAAGAGCCGGCTGCTGAAGGAGGCCTTGGAGAAGGCTGGCCCAGTCCCCAAAGGCAGAGAAGATGTGAAGAGGCTCCTGAAGCTGCACAAAGACCG GTTTCGAAATGACTTGCAATGGATCCTCTTTTGTGCCGATCTACCGTCGCTCATCCAAGAAGGCCCTCA GTGTGGACTGGTGGCCTTGTGGATGGCAGGCACTCTTCTGTCGACCCCAGACACTGACAGTGTCTCTCTGGAAAGACTGGTGCAGGTAGCCATGGAGAGAGGCTACACGGCACAGGGAGAGATGTTCTCTG GGGTCCTGATAGGTGTGCAGAGTGTACCGATATTTGGCTACACGGAAGACTCTGAGTTGCCAGGCCTTTTCCACCCAGTGCCTGGCACACCCTACCAATCACCATCCCTCCCAGAGGAGAGCTCCCCAGGTgccatcttccttctctccaaGCAGGGCAAGAGTTGGCATTACCAGCTGTGGGACTACAACCAAGTCCGGGATAGCAACCTGCAGCTGACAGACTTCTCTCCTGCCAGGGCCGCTGATGGACGGGTGTACGTGGTACCTGCTGGTGGGGTACAGGCTGGCCTCTGTGGCCAGGTCCTGCTGCTTAGACCACAGGAGTAG
- the Mia gene encoding melanoma-derived growth regulatory protein isoform X2, translating into MVRSPVLLGAIFLSVFPGPSGADRDMPKLAEWKLCADEECSHPISMAVALQDYMAPDCRFLNVYRGQVVYVFSKLKGRGRLFWGGSVQGDYYGDAAARLGYFPSSIVREDLILKPAKIDMKTDSVYPGWLQNY; encoded by the exons ATGGTGCGGTCCCCAGTACTCCTTGGTGCCATCTTCTTGTCTGTTTTCCCAGGGCCCAGCGGGGCTGATCGTGACATGCCCAAGCTGGCTGAGTGGAAGCTGTGTGCGGATGAGGAATGCAGCC ATCCTATCTCCATGGCTGTGGCCCTTCAGGACTACATGGCCCCTGATTGCCGCTTCTTGAATGTATACAGGGGCCAAGTGGTATATGTCTTCTCCAAGCTGAAGGGCCGTGGACGGCTCTTCTGGGGAGGCAGT GTCCAGGGAGATTACTATGGAGATGCGGCTGCCCGCCTGGGCTATTTCCCCAGTAGCATTGTTCGGGAGGACCTGATTCTGAAACCTGCCAAAATTGATATGAAGACAGAT agtgtgtacccaggctggcttcaaaattaCTAG
- the Mia gene encoding melanoma-derived growth regulatory protein isoform X3, giving the protein MVRSPVLLGAIFLSVFPGPSGADRDMPKLAEWKLCADEECSHPISMAVALQDYMAPDCRFLNVYRGQVVYVFSKLKGRGRLFWGGSVQGDYYGDAAARLGYFPSSIVREDLILKPAKIDMKTDKWDFYCQ; this is encoded by the exons ATGGTGCGGTCCCCAGTACTCCTTGGTGCCATCTTCTTGTCTGTTTTCCCAGGGCCCAGCGGGGCTGATCGTGACATGCCCAAGCTGGCTGAGTGGAAGCTGTGTGCGGATGAGGAATGCAGCC ATCCTATCTCCATGGCTGTGGCCCTTCAGGACTACATGGCCCCTGATTGCCGCTTCTTGAATGTATACAGGGGCCAAGTGGTATATGTCTTCTCCAAGCTGAAGGGCCGTGGACGGCTCTTCTGGGGAGGCAGT GTCCAGGGAGATTACTATGGAGATGCGGCTGCCCGCCTGGGCTATTTCCCCAGTAGCATTGTTCGGGAGGACCTGATTCTGAAACCTGCCAAAATTGATATGAAGACAGAT AAATGGGATTTCTACTGCCAGTGA
- the Mia gene encoding melanoma-derived growth regulatory protein isoform X1, with product MVRSPVLLGAIFLSVFPGPSGADRDMPKLAEWKLCADEECSHPISMAVALQDYMAPDCRFLNVYRGQVVYVFSKLKGRGRLFWGGSVQGDYYGDAAARLGYFPSSIVREDLILKPAKIDMKTDVSVLGWRWEREGEGSFIFSPVNEKKLFLLLLVIYIYIFFLETECVPRLASKLLAFSSSLLRAASFSGMCNYALLNAE from the exons ATGGTGCGGTCCCCAGTACTCCTTGGTGCCATCTTCTTGTCTGTTTTCCCAGGGCCCAGCGGGGCTGATCGTGACATGCCCAAGCTGGCTGAGTGGAAGCTGTGTGCGGATGAGGAATGCAGCC ATCCTATCTCCATGGCTGTGGCCCTTCAGGACTACATGGCCCCTGATTGCCGCTTCTTGAATGTATACAGGGGCCAAGTGGTATATGTCTTCTCCAAGCTGAAGGGCCGTGGACGGCTCTTCTGGGGAGGCAGT GTCCAGGGAGATTACTATGGAGATGCGGCTGCCCGCCTGGGCTATTTCCCCAGTAGCATTGTTCGGGAGGACCTGATTCTGAAACCTGCCAAAATTGATATGAAGACAGATGTGAGTGTcttggggtggaggtgggagcgGGAGGGTGAGGGCTCCTTCATTTTCTCACctgtaaatgaaaagaaattatttttgttgttgttagtaatatatatatatattttctttcttgagacagagtgtgtacccaggctggcttcaaaattaCTAGCCTTCAGCtccagcctcctgagggctgctTCGTTTTCAGGCATGTGCAACTATGCCCTGCTCAATGCCGAGTGA
- the Actmap gene encoding actin maturation protease isoform X1: MTSPCSVPLKPTIPPVTQDPNIPPPLPPDPLDLALPSPPCSLQASVPPPPPLPPPPSTVEVAPPHVYGVEKSRLLKEALEKAGPVPKGREDVKRLLKLHKDRFRNDLQWILFCADLPSLIQEGPQCGLVALWMAGTLLSTPDTDSVSLERLVQVAMERGYTAQGEMFSVADMAKLAQETLDCQTEILCGGLGGPNRDRVLQHLITGHPLLIPYDEDFNHEPCQKKGHKAHWAVSAGVLIGVQSVPIFGYTEDSELPGLFHPVPGTPYQSPSLPEESSPGAIFLLSKQGKSWHYQLWDYNQVRDSNLQLTDFSPARAADGRVYVVPAGGVQAGLCGQVLLLRPQE; this comes from the exons ATGACTTCTCCATGCTCTGTCCCCCTAAAACCCACAATCCCCCCAGTAACCCAAGACCCCAATATTCCACCTCCTTTACCCCCAGATCCTCTGGACTTAGCTTTGCCATCCCCTCCCTGTAGTCTCCAGGCTTcagttccacccccacccccactgcctccTCCACCCTCTACTGTGGAGGTTGCTCCCCCTCATGTCTACGGCGTGGAGAAGAGCCGGCTGCTGAAGGAGGCCTTGGAGAAGGCTGGCCCAGTCCCCAAAGGCAGAGAAGATGTGAAGAGGCTCCTGAAGCTGCACAAAGACCG GTTTCGAAATGACTTGCAATGGATCCTCTTTTGTGCCGATCTACCGTCGCTCATCCAAGAAGGCCCTCA GTGTGGACTGGTGGCCTTGTGGATGGCAGGCACTCTTCTGTCGACCCCAGACACTGACAGTGTCTCTCTGGAAAGACTGGTGCAGGTAGCCATGGAGAGAGGCTACACGGCACAGGGAGAGATGTTCTCTG tGGCTGATATGGCCAAACTGGCCCAGGAGACCTTGGACTGCCAGACTGAGATCCTCTGTGGTGGCCTGGGTGGTCCCAACAGAGATCGGGTCCTGCAGCACCTCATCACTGGACATCCCTTGCTCATCCC CTATGATGAGGATTTCAACCATGAGCCGTGCCAAAAGAAAGGCCATAAAGCCCACTGGGCAGTGAGCGCAG GGGTCCTGATAGGTGTGCAGAGTGTACCGATATTTGGCTACACGGAAGACTCTGAGTTGCCAGGCCTTTTCCACCCAGTGCCTGGCACACCCTACCAATCACCATCCCTCCCAGAGGAGAGCTCCCCAGGTgccatcttccttctctccaaGCAGGGCAAGAGTTGGCATTACCAGCTGTGGGACTACAACCAAGTCCGGGATAGCAACCTGCAGCTGACAGACTTCTCTCCTGCCAGGGCCGCTGATGGACGGGTGTACGTGGTACCTGCTGGTGGGGTACAGGCTGGCCTCTGTGGCCAGGTCCTGCTGCTTAGACCACAGGAGTAG
- the Snrpa gene encoding U1 small nuclear ribonucleoprotein A gives MAVPETRPNHTIYINNLNEKIKKDELKKSLYAIFSQFGQILDILVSRSLKMRGQAFVIFKEVSSATNALRSMQGFPFYDKPMRIQYAKTDSDIIAKMKGTFVERDRKREKRKPKSQETPAAKKAVQGGAAAPVVGAVQPVPGMPPMTQAPRIMHHMPGQPPYMPPPGMIPPPGLAPGQIPPGAMPPQQLMPGQMPPAQPLSENPPNHILFLTNLPEETNELMLSMLFNQFPGFKEVRLVPGRHDIAFVEFDNEVQAGAARDALQGFKITQNNAMKISFAKK, from the exons ATGGCAGTTCCTGAGACCCGTCCCAACCACACTATTTATATCAACAATCTCAATGAGAAGATCAAGAAGGATG AGCTCAAGAAGTCCCTGTATGCCATCTTCTCCCAGTTTGGCCAGATCCTGGATATTCTGGTGTCTCGGAGCCTGAAGATGAGGGGCCAGGCCTTTGTCATCTTCAAGGAGGTCAGCAGTGCCACTAATGCCCTGCGTTCCATGCAGGGGTTCCCCTTCTACGACAAGCCCATG CGCATCCAATATGCCAAGACTGACTCGGACATCATTGCCAAGATGAAGGGCACCTTTGTGGAAAGGGACCGCAAACGAGAGAAGAGGAAGCCCAAAAGTCAGGAGACACCAGCTGCCAAAAAGGCTGTTCAGGGTGGGGCAGCTGCCCCCGTGGTGGGTGCTGTTCAGCCTGTACCG GGTATGCCGCCCATGACTCAGGCTCCCCGCATCATGCACCACATGCCCGGCCAGCCTCCTTACATGCCACCACCTGGCATGATCCCGCCACCGGGTCTTGCTCCTGGCCAGATCCCCCCTGGAGCCATGCCCCCGCAGCAGCTCATGCCTGGACAGATGCCGCCTGCCCAGCCT CTCTCCGAGAATCCACCCAATCACATCCTGTTCCTCACCAACCTGCCTGAGGAGACCAATGAGCTCATGCTGTCCATGCTTTTCAACCA gttCCCTGGCTTCAAGGAGGTGCGTCTGGTCCCCGGGCGGCACGACATTGCCTTTGTGGAGTTTGACAACGAAGTGCAGGCTGGGGCAGCACGAGATGCCCTGCAAGGCTTTAAGATCACGCAGAACAATGCCATGAAGATCTCTTTTGCCAAGAAGTAG